Proteins encoded in a region of the Triplophysa rosa linkage group LG6, Trosa_1v2, whole genome shotgun sequence genome:
- the LOC130555908 gene encoding myc box-dependent-interacting protein 1 isoform X4 codes for MAELPMGKGVSAGRIASNVQKKITRAQEKVLQKLGKADETKDLAFEEGVINFNKQLVEGTKLQKDLRAYLTAVKAMHESSKHLYECLDEMYEPDWYGRKDVDSLFEDSDLLWTDFHQKLVDHALISMDTYLGQFPDIRARIAKRDRKLVDYDSARHNYAAVNKGKKKEGIKITKPASLLERAAPGWAQGILSAHNVAQTSLSRSQAEEELERAQKVFEEINIDLQEELPSLWNSRVGFYVNTFQSMAGLEEKFHREMGKINLNLNDTLEKLENQDMSRKTGSQGARTSAPQTSERTEDANHTLSPGGPPAIPKSPSKLRPAVPPPPKVTPSKDLKQESIINLFGEAATPDISVTSPTQYEAPATANLLDMDLDSLQAATTPVAQNWDSWEQATEKTAAPEEPSAEVTPEAPAESVEMPEGLLFKVKAMHDYNANDCDELELKAGDVVLVVTYESQDDQDEGWLVGVKESDWIQSKDLGKKGVFPENFTQRI; via the exons ATGGCTGAATTACCAATGGGGAAAGGGGTTTCCGCAGGGAGGATTGCGAGCaatgtacagaaaaaaataaccagGGCTCAGGAaaag GTTCTCCAAAAGCTTGGCAAGGCTGATGAAACTAAAGATCTGGCATTTGAAGAGGGTGTGATCAACTTTAATAAACAGCTG GTTGAGGGTACCAAACTGCAGAAAGACCTTCGGGCCTATTTGACTGCTGTGAAAG CCATGCATGAGTCCTCTAAACATCTCTACGAGTGCCTAGATGAAATGTATGAGCCGGATTGGTATGGCAGAAAGGATGTGGACTCCCTCTTTgag GACTCAGACCTCCTCTGGACAGATTTCCATCAAAAATTGGTAGATCATGCGCTTATATCCATGGACACTTACTTGGGCCAATTTCCTGACATCAGG GCTCGTATCGCAAAGCGTGACAGGAAGCTGGTGGACTATGACAGTGCTCGCCACAATTATGCTGCAGTAAACAAAGGCAAGAAAAAAGAGGGGATTAAGATCACCAAG CCAGCATCTCTGCTGGAGAGAGCCGCCCCAGGCTGGGCTCAGGGGATCCTGTCGGCCCATAATGTAGCGCAGACCAGTCTCTCCAGGAGTCAG GCAGAAGAAGAGTTGGAGAGGGCACAGAAGGTGTTCGAGGAGATTAATATAGATTTGCAGGAGGAACTGCCATCACTGTGGAACAG TCGTGTCGGCTTTTATGTGAACACATTCCAGAGTATGGCTGGTCTGGAGGAAAAGTTTCACAGAGAAATGGGGAAA attaatctgaatctgaatgatACACTGGAGAAATTAGAAAATCAAGATATGTCCAG AAAAACAGGTAGCCAAGGGGCGAGGACATCAGCACCCCAGACGAG TGAGAGAACTGAAGATGCCAATCACACTTTGAGCCCAGGAGGACCGCCAGCCATTCCCAAATCACCATCTAAG CTAAGGCCTGCCGTCCCTCCGCCTCCTAAAGTTACTCCATCAAAGGACTTGAAGCAGGAAAGCATAATCAACCTGTTTGGAGAAGCTGCCACTCCAGACATCAGTGTCACTTCGCCAACCCAA TATGAGGCTCCAGCAACTGCTAATCTGCTGGACATGGACCTGGACTCACTTCAGGCTGCCACCACTCCTGTAGCTCAG AATTGGGACTCATGGGAG CAGGCCACAGAAAAGACAGCTGCTCCAGAAGAGCCATCAGCTGAAGTG ACACCAGAGGCACCCGCTGAGAGTGTAGAGATGCCAGAAGGCTTGCTTTTTAAA GTGAAAGCAATGCATGACTACAATGCCAATGACTGTGATGAGCTGGAGTTAAAAGCAGGAGATGTAGTGTTGGTGGTGACTTATGAAAGTCAAGATGACCAG GATGAAGGGTGGCTGGTAGGGGTAAAAGAATCCGACTGGATTCAGTCTAAAGAtcttgggaaaaaaggagtcttTCCTGAAAATTTCACACAGCGGATTTAA
- the LOC130555908 gene encoding myc box-dependent-interacting protein 1 isoform X5: MAELPMGKGVSAGRIASNVQKKITRAQEKVLQKLGKADETKDLAFEEGVINFNKQLVEGTKLQKDLRAYLTAVKAMHESSKHLYECLDEMYEPDWYGRKDVDSLFEDSDLLWTDFHQKLVDHALISMDTYLGQFPDIRARIAKRDRKLVDYDSARHNYAAVNKGKKKEGIKITKPASLLERAAPGWAQGILSAHNVAQTSLSRSQAEEELERAQKVFEEINIDLQEELPSLWNSRVGFYVNTFQSMAGLEEKFHREMGKINLNLNDTLEKLENQDMSRKTGSQGARTSAPQTSERTEDANHTLSPGGPPAIPKSPSKLRPAVPPPPKVTPSKDLKQESIINLFGEAATPDISVTSPTQYEAPATANLLDMDLDSLQAATTPVAQNWDSWEATEKTAAPEEPSAEVTPEAPAESVEMPEGLLFKVKAMHDYNANDCDELELKAGDVVLVVTYESQDDQDEGWLVGVKESDWIQSKDLGKKGVFPENFTQRI; encoded by the exons ATGGCTGAATTACCAATGGGGAAAGGGGTTTCCGCAGGGAGGATTGCGAGCaatgtacagaaaaaaataaccagGGCTCAGGAaaag GTTCTCCAAAAGCTTGGCAAGGCTGATGAAACTAAAGATCTGGCATTTGAAGAGGGTGTGATCAACTTTAATAAACAGCTG GTTGAGGGTACCAAACTGCAGAAAGACCTTCGGGCCTATTTGACTGCTGTGAAAG CCATGCATGAGTCCTCTAAACATCTCTACGAGTGCCTAGATGAAATGTATGAGCCGGATTGGTATGGCAGAAAGGATGTGGACTCCCTCTTTgag GACTCAGACCTCCTCTGGACAGATTTCCATCAAAAATTGGTAGATCATGCGCTTATATCCATGGACACTTACTTGGGCCAATTTCCTGACATCAGG GCTCGTATCGCAAAGCGTGACAGGAAGCTGGTGGACTATGACAGTGCTCGCCACAATTATGCTGCAGTAAACAAAGGCAAGAAAAAAGAGGGGATTAAGATCACCAAG CCAGCATCTCTGCTGGAGAGAGCCGCCCCAGGCTGGGCTCAGGGGATCCTGTCGGCCCATAATGTAGCGCAGACCAGTCTCTCCAGGAGTCAG GCAGAAGAAGAGTTGGAGAGGGCACAGAAGGTGTTCGAGGAGATTAATATAGATTTGCAGGAGGAACTGCCATCACTGTGGAACAG TCGTGTCGGCTTTTATGTGAACACATTCCAGAGTATGGCTGGTCTGGAGGAAAAGTTTCACAGAGAAATGGGGAAA attaatctgaatctgaatgatACACTGGAGAAATTAGAAAATCAAGATATGTCCAG AAAAACAGGTAGCCAAGGGGCGAGGACATCAGCACCCCAGACGAG TGAGAGAACTGAAGATGCCAATCACACTTTGAGCCCAGGAGGACCGCCAGCCATTCCCAAATCACCATCTAAG CTAAGGCCTGCCGTCCCTCCGCCTCCTAAAGTTACTCCATCAAAGGACTTGAAGCAGGAAAGCATAATCAACCTGTTTGGAGAAGCTGCCACTCCAGACATCAGTGTCACTTCGCCAACCCAA TATGAGGCTCCAGCAACTGCTAATCTGCTGGACATGGACCTGGACTCACTTCAGGCTGCCACCACTCCTGTAGCTCAG AATTGGGACTCATGGGAG GCCACAGAAAAGACAGCTGCTCCAGAAGAGCCATCAGCTGAAGTG ACACCAGAGGCACCCGCTGAGAGTGTAGAGATGCCAGAAGGCTTGCTTTTTAAA GTGAAAGCAATGCATGACTACAATGCCAATGACTGTGATGAGCTGGAGTTAAAAGCAGGAGATGTAGTGTTGGTGGTGACTTATGAAAGTCAAGATGACCAG GATGAAGGGTGGCTGGTAGGGGTAAAAGAATCCGACTGGATTCAGTCTAAAGAtcttgggaaaaaaggagtcttTCCTGAAAATTTCACACAGCGGATTTAA
- the LOC130555908 gene encoding myc box-dependent-interacting protein 1 isoform X2, protein MAELPMGKGVSAGRIASNVQKKITRAQEKVLQKLGKADETKDLAFEEGVINFNKQLVEGTKLQKDLRAYLTAVKAMHESSKHLYECLDEMYEPDWYGRKDVDSLFEDSDLLWTDFHQKLVDHALISMDTYLGQFPDIRARIAKRDRKLVDYDSARHNYAAVNKGKKKEGIKITKPASLLERAAPGWAQGILSAHNVAQTSLSRSQAEEELERAQKVFEEINIDLQEELPSLWNSRVGFYVNTFQSMAGLEEKFHREMGKINLNLNDTLEKLENQDMSRKTGSQGARTSAPQTSERTEDANHTLSPGGPPAIPKSPSKLRPAVPPPPKVTPSKDLKQESIINLFGEAATPDISVTSPTQYEAPATANLLDMDLDSLQAATTPVAQNWDSWEQAGKEAEVPQTWDDDGTQTVRSGWGDDGTQATWDDDGSQPVHAPAAYTTWDDDDDGSQPVQGDENDATQQAEGWDDDGAQATEKTAAPEEPSAEVTPEAPAESVEMPEGLLFKVKAMHDYNANDCDELELKAGDVVLVVTYESQDDQDEGWLVGVKESDWIQSKDLGKKGVFPENFTQRI, encoded by the exons ATGGCTGAATTACCAATGGGGAAAGGGGTTTCCGCAGGGAGGATTGCGAGCaatgtacagaaaaaaataaccagGGCTCAGGAaaag GTTCTCCAAAAGCTTGGCAAGGCTGATGAAACTAAAGATCTGGCATTTGAAGAGGGTGTGATCAACTTTAATAAACAGCTG GTTGAGGGTACCAAACTGCAGAAAGACCTTCGGGCCTATTTGACTGCTGTGAAAG CCATGCATGAGTCCTCTAAACATCTCTACGAGTGCCTAGATGAAATGTATGAGCCGGATTGGTATGGCAGAAAGGATGTGGACTCCCTCTTTgag GACTCAGACCTCCTCTGGACAGATTTCCATCAAAAATTGGTAGATCATGCGCTTATATCCATGGACACTTACTTGGGCCAATTTCCTGACATCAGG GCTCGTATCGCAAAGCGTGACAGGAAGCTGGTGGACTATGACAGTGCTCGCCACAATTATGCTGCAGTAAACAAAGGCAAGAAAAAAGAGGGGATTAAGATCACCAAG CCAGCATCTCTGCTGGAGAGAGCCGCCCCAGGCTGGGCTCAGGGGATCCTGTCGGCCCATAATGTAGCGCAGACCAGTCTCTCCAGGAGTCAG GCAGAAGAAGAGTTGGAGAGGGCACAGAAGGTGTTCGAGGAGATTAATATAGATTTGCAGGAGGAACTGCCATCACTGTGGAACAG TCGTGTCGGCTTTTATGTGAACACATTCCAGAGTATGGCTGGTCTGGAGGAAAAGTTTCACAGAGAAATGGGGAAA attaatctgaatctgaatgatACACTGGAGAAATTAGAAAATCAAGATATGTCCAG AAAAACAGGTAGCCAAGGGGCGAGGACATCAGCACCCCAGACGAG TGAGAGAACTGAAGATGCCAATCACACTTTGAGCCCAGGAGGACCGCCAGCCATTCCCAAATCACCATCTAAG CTAAGGCCTGCCGTCCCTCCGCCTCCTAAAGTTACTCCATCAAAGGACTTGAAGCAGGAAAGCATAATCAACCTGTTTGGAGAAGCTGCCACTCCAGACATCAGTGTCACTTCGCCAACCCAA TATGAGGCTCCAGCAACTGCTAATCTGCTGGACATGGACCTGGACTCACTTCAGGCTGCCACCACTCCTGTAGCTCAG AATTGGGACTCATGGGAG CAAGCAGGCAAGGAAGCTGAGGTGCCTCAGACATGGGACGATGATGGTACCCAGACTGTGCGCTCTGGCTGGGGTGATGATGGTACCCAGGCTACCTGGGATGATGATGGTAGCCAACCTGTGCATGCTCCAGCCGCATACACCACCtgggatgatgatgatgatggctcTCAGCCTGTTCAGGGGGATGAAAATGATGCTACCCAGCAGGCCGAGGGGTGGGACGATGATGGGGCTCAG GCCACAGAAAAGACAGCTGCTCCAGAAGAGCCATCAGCTGAAGTG ACACCAGAGGCACCCGCTGAGAGTGTAGAGATGCCAGAAGGCTTGCTTTTTAAA GTGAAAGCAATGCATGACTACAATGCCAATGACTGTGATGAGCTGGAGTTAAAAGCAGGAGATGTAGTGTTGGTGGTGACTTATGAAAGTCAAGATGACCAG GATGAAGGGTGGCTGGTAGGGGTAAAAGAATCCGACTGGATTCAGTCTAAAGAtcttgggaaaaaaggagtcttTCCTGAAAATTTCACACAGCGGATTTAA
- the LOC130555908 gene encoding myc box-dependent-interacting protein 1 isoform X1 has translation MAELPMGKGVSAGRIASNVQKKITRAQEKVLQKLGKADETKDLAFEEGVINFNKQLVEGTKLQKDLRAYLTAVKAMHESSKHLYECLDEMYEPDWYGRKDVDSLFEDSDLLWTDFHQKLVDHALISMDTYLGQFPDIRARIAKRDRKLVDYDSARHNYAAVNKGKKKEGIKITKPASLLERAAPGWAQGILSAHNVAQTSLSRSQAEEELERAQKVFEEINIDLQEELPSLWNSRVGFYVNTFQSMAGLEEKFHREMGKINLNLNDTLEKLENQDMSRKTGSQGARTSAPQTSERTEDANHTLSPGGPPAIPKSPSKLRPAVPPPPKVTPSKDLKQESIINLFGEAATPDISVTSPTQYEAPATANLLDMDLDSLQAATTPVAQNWDSWEQAGKEAEVPQTWDDDGTQTVRSGWGDDGTQATWDDDGSQPVHAPAAYTTWDDDDDGSQPVQGDENDATQQAEGWDDDGAQQATEKTAAPEEPSAEVTPEAPAESVEMPEGLLFKVKAMHDYNANDCDELELKAGDVVLVVTYESQDDQDEGWLVGVKESDWIQSKDLGKKGVFPENFTQRI, from the exons ATGGCTGAATTACCAATGGGGAAAGGGGTTTCCGCAGGGAGGATTGCGAGCaatgtacagaaaaaaataaccagGGCTCAGGAaaag GTTCTCCAAAAGCTTGGCAAGGCTGATGAAACTAAAGATCTGGCATTTGAAGAGGGTGTGATCAACTTTAATAAACAGCTG GTTGAGGGTACCAAACTGCAGAAAGACCTTCGGGCCTATTTGACTGCTGTGAAAG CCATGCATGAGTCCTCTAAACATCTCTACGAGTGCCTAGATGAAATGTATGAGCCGGATTGGTATGGCAGAAAGGATGTGGACTCCCTCTTTgag GACTCAGACCTCCTCTGGACAGATTTCCATCAAAAATTGGTAGATCATGCGCTTATATCCATGGACACTTACTTGGGCCAATTTCCTGACATCAGG GCTCGTATCGCAAAGCGTGACAGGAAGCTGGTGGACTATGACAGTGCTCGCCACAATTATGCTGCAGTAAACAAAGGCAAGAAAAAAGAGGGGATTAAGATCACCAAG CCAGCATCTCTGCTGGAGAGAGCCGCCCCAGGCTGGGCTCAGGGGATCCTGTCGGCCCATAATGTAGCGCAGACCAGTCTCTCCAGGAGTCAG GCAGAAGAAGAGTTGGAGAGGGCACAGAAGGTGTTCGAGGAGATTAATATAGATTTGCAGGAGGAACTGCCATCACTGTGGAACAG TCGTGTCGGCTTTTATGTGAACACATTCCAGAGTATGGCTGGTCTGGAGGAAAAGTTTCACAGAGAAATGGGGAAA attaatctgaatctgaatgatACACTGGAGAAATTAGAAAATCAAGATATGTCCAG AAAAACAGGTAGCCAAGGGGCGAGGACATCAGCACCCCAGACGAG TGAGAGAACTGAAGATGCCAATCACACTTTGAGCCCAGGAGGACCGCCAGCCATTCCCAAATCACCATCTAAG CTAAGGCCTGCCGTCCCTCCGCCTCCTAAAGTTACTCCATCAAAGGACTTGAAGCAGGAAAGCATAATCAACCTGTTTGGAGAAGCTGCCACTCCAGACATCAGTGTCACTTCGCCAACCCAA TATGAGGCTCCAGCAACTGCTAATCTGCTGGACATGGACCTGGACTCACTTCAGGCTGCCACCACTCCTGTAGCTCAG AATTGGGACTCATGGGAG CAAGCAGGCAAGGAAGCTGAGGTGCCTCAGACATGGGACGATGATGGTACCCAGACTGTGCGCTCTGGCTGGGGTGATGATGGTACCCAGGCTACCTGGGATGATGATGGTAGCCAACCTGTGCATGCTCCAGCCGCATACACCACCtgggatgatgatgatgatggctcTCAGCCTGTTCAGGGGGATGAAAATGATGCTACCCAGCAGGCCGAGGGGTGGGACGATGATGGGGCTCAG CAGGCCACAGAAAAGACAGCTGCTCCAGAAGAGCCATCAGCTGAAGTG ACACCAGAGGCACCCGCTGAGAGTGTAGAGATGCCAGAAGGCTTGCTTTTTAAA GTGAAAGCAATGCATGACTACAATGCCAATGACTGTGATGAGCTGGAGTTAAAAGCAGGAGATGTAGTGTTGGTGGTGACTTATGAAAGTCAAGATGACCAG GATGAAGGGTGGCTGGTAGGGGTAAAAGAATCCGACTGGATTCAGTCTAAAGAtcttgggaaaaaaggagtcttTCCTGAAAATTTCACACAGCGGATTTAA
- the LOC130555908 gene encoding myc box-dependent-interacting protein 1 isoform X3 produces the protein MAELPMGKGVSAGRIASNVQKKITRAQEKVLQKLGKADETKDLAFEEGVINFNKQLVEGTKLQKDLRAYLTAVKAMHESSKHLYECLDEMYEPDWYGRKDVDSLFEDSDLLWTDFHQKLVDHALISMDTYLGQFPDIRARIAKRDRKLVDYDSARHNYAAVNKGKKKEGIKITKPASLLERAAPGWAQGILSAHNVAQTSLSRSQAEEELERAQKVFEEINIDLQEELPSLWNSRVGFYVNTFQSMAGLEEKFHREMGKINLNLNDTLEKLENQDMSSERTEDANHTLSPGGPPAIPKSPSKLRPAVPPPPKVTPSKDLKQESIINLFGEAATPDISVTSPTQYEAPATANLLDMDLDSLQAATTPVAQNWDSWEQAGKEAEVPQTWDDDGTQTVRSGWGDDGTQATWDDDGSQPVHAPAAYTTWDDDDDGSQPVQGDENDATQQAEGWDDDGAQQATEKTAAPEEPSAEVTPEAPAESVEMPEGLLFKVKAMHDYNANDCDELELKAGDVVLVVTYESQDDQDEGWLVGVKESDWIQSKDLGKKGVFPENFTQRI, from the exons ATGGCTGAATTACCAATGGGGAAAGGGGTTTCCGCAGGGAGGATTGCGAGCaatgtacagaaaaaaataaccagGGCTCAGGAaaag GTTCTCCAAAAGCTTGGCAAGGCTGATGAAACTAAAGATCTGGCATTTGAAGAGGGTGTGATCAACTTTAATAAACAGCTG GTTGAGGGTACCAAACTGCAGAAAGACCTTCGGGCCTATTTGACTGCTGTGAAAG CCATGCATGAGTCCTCTAAACATCTCTACGAGTGCCTAGATGAAATGTATGAGCCGGATTGGTATGGCAGAAAGGATGTGGACTCCCTCTTTgag GACTCAGACCTCCTCTGGACAGATTTCCATCAAAAATTGGTAGATCATGCGCTTATATCCATGGACACTTACTTGGGCCAATTTCCTGACATCAGG GCTCGTATCGCAAAGCGTGACAGGAAGCTGGTGGACTATGACAGTGCTCGCCACAATTATGCTGCAGTAAACAAAGGCAAGAAAAAAGAGGGGATTAAGATCACCAAG CCAGCATCTCTGCTGGAGAGAGCCGCCCCAGGCTGGGCTCAGGGGATCCTGTCGGCCCATAATGTAGCGCAGACCAGTCTCTCCAGGAGTCAG GCAGAAGAAGAGTTGGAGAGGGCACAGAAGGTGTTCGAGGAGATTAATATAGATTTGCAGGAGGAACTGCCATCACTGTGGAACAG TCGTGTCGGCTTTTATGTGAACACATTCCAGAGTATGGCTGGTCTGGAGGAAAAGTTTCACAGAGAAATGGGGAAA attaatctgaatctgaatgatACACTGGAGAAATTAGAAAATCAAGATATGTCCAG TGAGAGAACTGAAGATGCCAATCACACTTTGAGCCCAGGAGGACCGCCAGCCATTCCCAAATCACCATCTAAG CTAAGGCCTGCCGTCCCTCCGCCTCCTAAAGTTACTCCATCAAAGGACTTGAAGCAGGAAAGCATAATCAACCTGTTTGGAGAAGCTGCCACTCCAGACATCAGTGTCACTTCGCCAACCCAA TATGAGGCTCCAGCAACTGCTAATCTGCTGGACATGGACCTGGACTCACTTCAGGCTGCCACCACTCCTGTAGCTCAG AATTGGGACTCATGGGAG CAAGCAGGCAAGGAAGCTGAGGTGCCTCAGACATGGGACGATGATGGTACCCAGACTGTGCGCTCTGGCTGGGGTGATGATGGTACCCAGGCTACCTGGGATGATGATGGTAGCCAACCTGTGCATGCTCCAGCCGCATACACCACCtgggatgatgatgatgatggctcTCAGCCTGTTCAGGGGGATGAAAATGATGCTACCCAGCAGGCCGAGGGGTGGGACGATGATGGGGCTCAG CAGGCCACAGAAAAGACAGCTGCTCCAGAAGAGCCATCAGCTGAAGTG ACACCAGAGGCACCCGCTGAGAGTGTAGAGATGCCAGAAGGCTTGCTTTTTAAA GTGAAAGCAATGCATGACTACAATGCCAATGACTGTGATGAGCTGGAGTTAAAAGCAGGAGATGTAGTGTTGGTGGTGACTTATGAAAGTCAAGATGACCAG GATGAAGGGTGGCTGGTAGGGGTAAAAGAATCCGACTGGATTCAGTCTAAAGAtcttgggaaaaaaggagtcttTCCTGAAAATTTCACACAGCGGATTTAA